From the Capnocytophaga sp. oral taxon 878 genome, the window GGCAAATGGGAGTATACAACTACTGCCCTAAATGCGAATAAGACAGGTGGCAAGGTGATAGTTACTGCTAGTGACCGTGCTGGTAATGAAACTCATTATGAGTTGGATATTTAGAGTTAATCTTTGTGCTTAAAGAAAAAAGCTGCTGAGCGTAGTGCTTGGCAGCTTTTTTTGTGTGGTGGTACTTGCTAATTATTATTTGTTTTGTATCTTTGCCAAAAAATAGAGGATATAGGAGGTAATGAATTTAATAATATAGATAACGTTAAAATAAATAGTGTTCTGAGAGAAAAATGAATTTAACTTCTGACTTAAAAAAGAAATATACTACTGATAAAAAAACTGCTTTTGAAGCACAACGCTTGGCTCAGGAAATAGCGTTTGCCCCTGTGGCTTTCCAGATTTCACGCTTGATGGTAAAACTGGGGGTGATGAAGGCTTTGGAAGACGCTCCTAATGGACTTACTATGGAGGAAGTGGCTGAGGTTACTGGCTTAAGCCGTTACGCTGTACAGATATTGCTGGAGGCATCGGTATCGGTGGGGACGGTAATGGTGAAGGAAGACAGGTTTGTGCAAACAAAAGCGGGGTGGTTTTTGCTAAATGATCGTGCTACACGTGTGAATATGGAGTTTATTCAGGAGGTATGTTACGAGGGACTGAACCACTTAGAGGAGGCTCTTGCTGAGGGTAAACCTGCTGGTCTGAAGGTGTTTGGCAACTGGAGCACTATATATGAGGGGCTTTCGTCTTTACCTAAGACGGTGCAAGAAAAGTGGTTTGCGTTTGACCATTACTACTCGGACGTATCATTTGCTGATGCTTTGGAGATTATATTTAGGCGTGATGTGAAGACATTTTTGGATGTGGGAGGTAATACTGGTAGGTTTGCCTTAAAGTGTGTGAACTTTGCTAAAGGAGTGAAGGTGACTGTGATGGATTTGCCCCAACAAATAGAACTAATGCGAGCTAATATTGCTGGCAAGGAGGGTGCAGAACGCATTGATGGTTATGGGGCTAACTTATTGGATGATAGTGTTGCTTTTCCTACTGGTTTTGATGTGATATGGATGAGTCAGTTTTTGGATTGCTTTTCTCCTGATGAAGTAACTAGCATTTTGAAGCGGGCTGCAGCGGCAATGACCCCAAATACAGAACTATATATACTGGAGGCATATTGGGATAGGCAGGAACACGAAACGGGGGCTTATTGCCTTAACCTAATAAGTGTTTACTTTACTGCTATGGCTAATGGTAATAGCAAGATGTACTACTCGCCTGATATGGAAGCCTGCATTAAGGCTGCGGGCTTAAAGTTGGTGGCTACTTATGACAACTTGGGTAAAGCTAATAGCCATACTCTTTTTAAAGTGATGAAACAATGAAGATAGCTATATATATACGTCAGCATTCGGCTGATAGTGAAGAAATTATGGCGCAACTGCACAAGCTACTGTTACCTACAGATGTGGTGCAGATTATTAATGATAGTTCGGATGGACTAGGTAGTGATACGGAGGTTGTGCTGACCATAGGAGGTGATGGTACCTTACTGAAAGGGATTACGTATATACAGGATTTGGAAATTCCTATTTTGGGTATCAATGCTGGAAGGTTGGGTTTTTTGGCTACTGCACATAAAGATAGATTGGCTGAGGTAGTAAGGCAGCTTAGGACGGGGGAATACGAGATTGTGGAACGCTCGGTTATTGAGGCGGTTTACAGTGATACGGGTGAGCCTGTTGATGAGGTGAATTTTGCGCTGAATGAAATTAGTGTTACGCGGAAGAATACTGCCTCGATGATTACTATTGATACTGAATTGGGTGGTGAGTTTTTGAGTTCGTATTGGGCTGATGGGCTTATTATTGCTACTCCTACGGGCTCGACAGGATACTCATTGAGCTGTGGTGGGCCTGTGATAGTGCCTACGGCTAAAAACTTAGTTATAACGCCTATAGCCCCTCATAACCTTAACGCACGACCACTGGTAATACCTGAAGATACGGAGGTGAAGCTAACAGTATCGGGGAGGGAACAGAAGTATTTGCTATCAATGGATTCGCATATTAAAACGATGCCTAATGAGCGTAGTATCAGTATTAGAAAAGCGCCTTTTGTGGTGAAAATGATATGCCTGAAAGGAGATAGCTTTGTGAAAACCCTTCGCAATAAACTGTTGTGGGGGGAAGATAAAAGGAATAAGTAGGCTTATTACTTCTGATTATATGAATGTTTTTTATCAAAATACTAAAAAGAGAGAAAATATAATGTAGAAAAAAAACGCCATTTTTTTCCATATTAAGCTAAACGTGGAAAAAAATGGCGTTTTTTTTCCACGTTCTAAAATTAAGAATTATGCTTGAGATATCTTTAGCCCAAGATAAGAAAATATATTTTGCTTCGGATAATCATCTTGGAGCTCCTACTGCCGCTGAAAGTAAGCCTCGTGAGGCGCGCTTTGTGCAGTGGCTGGATACTATTAAAGCTGATGCGGGGGCTATCTTTTTGTTAGGGGACTTATTTGACTTTTGGTTTGAATACCGCACTGTAGTACCTAAAGGATTTGTGCGTACCCTTGGTAAACTTGTTGAATTACGCGATAGTGGGATTCCTATCTTCTTTTTTGTGGGAAACCACGATTTGTGGATGGATGATTATTTTGAAACTGAACTTGGCATACCTGTATACCGCTCTCCCCTACCCTTTGGGTGTGGTGGAAAGCGTTTTTTGGTGGGGCATGGTGATGGTTTGGGTCCTGGTGATAAGGGGTATAAACGGATGAAAAAGGTGTTCACTAATGGTTTTTGTAAGTGGCTTTTCCGGTGGCTTCACCCTGATATTGGGGTGCGATTGGCGCAGTATTTATCGGTGAAAAACAAGCTTATATCGGGGGATGAGGATGTGAAGTTTTTGGGGGAAGATAGGGAGTGGCTTGTGCAGTACTGCAAACGGAAACTAGAAACAACGCATTATGACTACTTTTTGTTTGGGCATAGGCATTTGCCTATGACGATAAAGGTTGGGGAGGGTAGTACTTATATAAATACGGGTGACTGGATTCGGTATTTTACTTATGCTGTTTTTGATGGGAAGGAATTGAAGCTGTTGGAGCATAGATGATGAATGAGGGGTGAGATTTAAAATCTTCTTCTGCAAAAAAATAGAGAATTAAGCTGTTTTTGAGACATTGGTTGGATGTTGAGAAAGCAGTTTTTTTATGGTTGCTGTACAAGTGTCCTTCGCGACATACTCAGCTGTGTCAGCTGGCTGACTATCCTTCGCGACATACTCAGCTGTGCCAGCTCGCTGACTATAGTTCGTTTATCCTTCGTTATTCGTTCGTTATTCGTTCGTTCATCTTAAGGGAGAGGTGGAAGGCGGTGGGTGATGGTTGGTTCTTTCGGATTGGATGTTTGTTGATAGGGGTAGGTATTAGCTTATTTTTCAGGAGGAAAGAATAGGAATTGCAAAAATAAGTATTAATATTTTGTGAATTAGGGGAATTATTAGTACTTTTGCAAAAAGAATTTAAAACCATTGACAATGGCAAAAAACGACAAAGAACTTTCTTTAGAAGAACAGAAGAAACAGGCTTTAAAACTGACTTTGGAGAAGCTTGATAAAGCATACGGCAAGGGTACGGTGCGTGCGCTTGGCGATAATCCTGTGGAGGATGTTGAGGTATACTCGACAGGTTCTATAGGTTTGGACGCTGCTTTGGGGGTAGGAGGCTATCCTAAGGGGCGTGTAATTGAAATTTTTGGTCCGGAATCATCGGGTAAAACTACACTTACCCTTCACGCTATTGCTGAGGTGCAAAAGGCTAAAGGTACGGCTGCTTTTATTGATGCTGAGCATGCCTTTGACCCTGTATATGCACAACGTGTGGGTGTGAATGTAAAAGAGTTATTGGTGACGCAGCCTGATAGTGGTGAACAAGCGCTTGAGATTGCTGATGCTTTAATTAGGTCTAACGCTGTGGATATAGT encodes:
- a CDS encoding UDP-2,3-diacylglucosamine diphosphatase produces the protein MLEISLAQDKKIYFASDNHLGAPTAAESKPREARFVQWLDTIKADAGAIFLLGDLFDFWFEYRTVVPKGFVRTLGKLVELRDSGIPIFFFVGNHDLWMDDYFETELGIPVYRSPLPFGCGGKRFLVGHGDGLGPGDKGYKRMKKVFTNGFCKWLFRWLHPDIGVRLAQYLSVKNKLISGDEDVKFLGEDREWLVQYCKRKLETTHYDYFLFGHRHLPMTIKVGEGSTYINTGDWIRYFTYAVFDGKELKLLEHR
- a CDS encoding NAD kinase; its protein translation is MKIAIYIRQHSADSEEIMAQLHKLLLPTDVVQIINDSSDGLGSDTEVVLTIGGDGTLLKGITYIQDLEIPILGINAGRLGFLATAHKDRLAEVVRQLRTGEYEIVERSVIEAVYSDTGEPVDEVNFALNEISVTRKNTASMITIDTELGGEFLSSYWADGLIIATPTGSTGYSLSCGGPVIVPTAKNLVITPIAPHNLNARPLVIPEDTEVKLTVSGREQKYLLSMDSHIKTMPNERSISIRKAPFVVKMICLKGDSFVKTLRNKLLWGEDKRNK
- a CDS encoding methyltransferase gives rise to the protein MNLTSDLKKKYTTDKKTAFEAQRLAQEIAFAPVAFQISRLMVKLGVMKALEDAPNGLTMEEVAEVTGLSRYAVQILLEASVSVGTVMVKEDRFVQTKAGWFLLNDRATRVNMEFIQEVCYEGLNHLEEALAEGKPAGLKVFGNWSTIYEGLSSLPKTVQEKWFAFDHYYSDVSFADALEIIFRRDVKTFLDVGGNTGRFALKCVNFAKGVKVTVMDLPQQIELMRANIAGKEGAERIDGYGANLLDDSVAFPTGFDVIWMSQFLDCFSPDEVTSILKRAAAAMTPNTELYILEAYWDRQEHETGAYCLNLISVYFTAMANGNSKMYYSPDMEACIKAAGLKLVATYDNLGKANSHTLFKVMKQ